A section of the Primulina eburnea isolate SZY01 chromosome 1, ASM2296580v1, whole genome shotgun sequence genome encodes:
- the LOC140831775 gene encoding LOW QUALITY PROTEIN: methylcrotonoyl-CoA carboxylase subunit alpha, mitochondrial (The sequence of the model RefSeq protein was modified relative to this genomic sequence to represent the inferred CDS: deleted 1 base in 1 codon), whose product MLGVIASECAVQFIYYLSTMAFVGSIIRRRTKPFILQFRGFTSNAPGLGSRRADRIEKILIANRGEIACRIIRTAKRLGIRTVAVYSDADESSLHVKSADEAVRIGPPPARLSYLNAASIIEAASKTGAQAIHPGYGFLSESADFARLCENEGLTFIGPPASAIRDMGDKSASKRIMGAAGVPLVPGYHGDNQDIDFMKLEADKIGYPILIKPTHGGGGKGMRIVQSPNDFADSFIGAQREAAASFGINTILLEKYITKPRHIEVQIFGDKQGNVIHLNERDCSIQRRHQKIIEEAPAPNIDVGFRSHLGQAAVSAAKAVYYYSAGTVEFIVDTISGKFYFMEMNTRLQVEHPVTEMIVDQDLVEWQIRIASGEPLPISQSEVPLSGHAFEARIYAENVPKGFLPATGILHHYQPVQVTSGVRVETGVEQGDTVSMHYDPMIAKLVVWGEDRNIALTKMKDCLLKFRVAGLPTNIDFLLKLAHHGAFEKGEVETHFIELHKDDLFIDSNNLLSTQKARNAAVHSAAIAAVCVCEKEHAAVKERAPGNLSVWYANPPFRVNHCAKRFIELEWDDESSETGLKIVPVHISYLTTGKYVIETGLSGFSGLEMNVMQLNDHDFRVEHDGVSTNVSIAVYPKGQMEHIHIWHGAHHHHFKRRKGIELADDVENQYRPAAETASHPPGTMVAPMSGLVVKVLVKDGTKIDGGQPILVLEAMKMEHVVKASSAGYISGLQVSAGQQVSDGTILCTVKAE is encoded by the exons ATGCTAGGAGTAATCGCCTCTGAATGCGCAGTCCAATTCATTTACTATCTATCGACTATGGCGTTTGTAGGTTCTATAATCCGGCGAAGAACAAAACCCTTCATTCTTCAGTTCAGGGGATTTACATCAAATGCGCCGGGATTAGGGAGCCGAAGGGCTGATAGAAtagagaagattttgattgcaaaCAGAGGCGAAATTGCTTGCCGGATTATTCGGACAGCGAAGCGGCTGGGGATTCGAACTGTTGCCGTTTATAGCGATGCCGATGAGAGCAGCTTGCATGTCAAGTCGGCTGATGAAGCCGTTCGCATTGGACCTCCTCCGGCTCGGCTCAGCTACCTTAACGCTGCCTCAATCATCGAGGCCGCTAGCAAAACCGGCGCTCAG GCTATCCACCCAGGTTATGGTTTCTTATCAGAGAGTGCTGATTTTGCTCGACTTTGTGAAAATGAGGGTCTTACATTCATTGGGCCTCCTGCCTCTGCGATTCGTGACATGGGTGACAAAAG TGCTTCAAAGAGAATAATGGGTGCAGCTGGAGTACCCCTTGTGCCTGGATATCATGGTGACAATCAAGATATTGATTTCATGAAGTTGGAAGCAGACAAAATTGGATATCCTATATTGATCAAGCCAACCCATGGAGGTGGAGGGAAG GGTATGAGGATTGTGCAGAGTCCTAATGATTTTGCTGATTCTTTCATTGGTGCGCAACGTGAGGCTGCTGCATCATTTGGAATAAATACTATCTTGTTGGAGAAATATATCACAAAACCTAGGCACATAGAAGTTCAG ATCTTCGGGGACAAACAGGGCAATGTTATACATCTAAACGAGAGGGACTGCAGTATCCAAAGAAGACACCAGAAGATAATCGAAGAAGCTCCTGCT CCAAATATTGATGTTGGTTTTCGCTCCCACTTAGGTCAAGCAGCTGTGTCTGCTGCCAAG gCAGTCTATTATTACAGTGCTGGCACGGTCGAGTTTATAGTTGATACGATTTCTGGGAAGTTTTATTTTATGGAGATGAATACCCGTCTTCAG GTTGAACATCCTGTTACTGAGATGATTGTCGATCAAGATCTCGTGGAGTGGCAAATCCGTATTGCCAGCGGAGAGCCTCTTCCAATTAGTCAGTCC GAGGTGCCATTGTCAG GCCATGCTTTTGAAGCTCGTATATATGCTGAGAATGTTCCAAAAGGATTTCTCCCGGCAACTGGTATTCTTCATCATTATCAACCCGTCCAAGTTACATCAGGAG TCAGGGTCGAGACTGGAGTCGAGCAGGGAGACACAGTTAGCATGCATTATGATCCCATGATAGCAAAGCTTGTAGTGTGGGGGGAAGATCGAAACATTGCTTTAACCAAAATGAAGGACTGTCTGTTAAAATTTCGG GTTGCTGGTCTGCCAACCAACATAGATTTTCTCTTAAAACTTGCACACCATGGAGCTTTTGAAAAAGGAGAAGTTGAAACCCATTTCATTGAGTTGCATAAGGATGATCTATTCATTGATTCAAATAATTTGTTATCAACTCAAAAAGCGCGTAATGCTGCTGTACATAGTGCTGCTATTGCAGCCGTATGTGTTTGTGAAAAGGAACATGCAGCAGTGAAGGAAAGGGCCCCTG GTAACCTTTCCGTATGGTATGCTAATCCGCCTTTCCGAGTCAATCATTGTGCCAAGCGTTTCATAGAACTTGAATGGGATGATGAGTCCAGCGAGACTGGCTTGAAAATTGTACCAGTCCATATCAGTTATCTGACGACAGGAAAATATGTAATTGAG ACAGGACTAAGCGGTTTTTCAGGTCTCGAGATGAATGTAATGCAGTTAAATGACCATGatttcagagttgaacatgatgGTGTGAGCACAAATGTCAGCATAGCTGTTTATCCCAAG GGTCAGATGGAGCATATCCACATCTGGCATGGAGCACATCATCACCACTTTAAACGTAGGAAGGGGATTGAACTTGCTGATGATGTGGAAAACCAATACAGGCCTGCTGCCGAGACGGCCTCACATCCACCTGGTACTATGGTGGCTCCTATGTCTGGTTTAGTTGTCAAAGTCTTGGTGAAGGATGGAACAAAAATTGATGGAGGGCAACCCATTTTGGTTTTAGAAGCAATGAAGATGGAG CATGTTGTGAAGGCATCATCTGCGGGTTATATTAGCGGGCTCCAAGTGTCAGCAGGCCAACAGGTCTCCGATGGCACCATTCTTTGCACTGTAAAG GCTGAATAA